A single window of Caldicellulosiruptor bescii DSM 6725 DNA harbors:
- a CDS encoding PHP domain-containing protein — MAQVEFELEKELNHEDKERRLEALSKFFELVRQGKISLPPKSSVINNHIHTFYSFSPYSPSKAIYMAAKSGLPTAGIMDHDTIAGSNEFIVAGKLAGIATTIGVECRADFSKTLLSGKKINNPDQHSIAYVAIHGIPHNQVETVMKFFKPYVERRMRRNRLMVENINSLLSKYEIVLDFEKDVVSISKYKEGGTVTERHILFALAKKIIERVGKGKRLINFFKDELKIKISKKVESFLNDEQNPFYEYDLLGLLKSDFTPKFYINATEECPDIKEVVEFSHKIGAIIAYAYLGDVVESVTGDKRREKFEDDYLELLFEVLNELGIKAVTYMPSRNTLSQLKRVKNLCEKYNFLQISGEDINSPRQSFICEALNQDEFKHLIDTTWALIGHEMMATEDKELGFFSEKMQEKFPNLRERIEYFKNIGIKMWAKPD, encoded by the coding sequence ATGGCACAAGTTGAGTTTGAGCTTGAAAAAGAACTAAATCATGAAGATAAGGAGAGAAGACTTGAAGCTCTTTCAAAGTTCTTTGAGCTTGTCAGACAAGGCAAGATTTCCTTGCCACCAAAAAGTAGCGTCATAAACAATCACATACATACATTCTACTCATTTTCACCATACTCTCCTTCAAAGGCAATCTACATGGCCGCAAAAAGCGGTCTTCCGACAGCAGGCATAATGGACCATGATACTATAGCAGGTAGCAATGAATTTATTGTTGCTGGTAAATTAGCAGGTATTGCAACAACAATTGGTGTTGAGTGCAGAGCTGATTTTTCAAAAACTTTGCTTTCAGGCAAAAAGATAAATAATCCTGACCAGCATTCAATTGCTTATGTTGCAATTCATGGAATTCCACATAACCAAGTTGAAACTGTAATGAAATTTTTCAAACCATACGTGGAGAGGAGAATGAGAAGAAATAGACTGATGGTAGAAAACATTAATAGCCTTCTTTCAAAGTACGAAATTGTTTTGGATTTTGAAAAGGATGTTGTGAGTATTTCAAAATATAAAGAAGGTGGAACTGTCACAGAAAGACATATACTTTTTGCTCTTGCAAAAAAAATCATTGAAAGAGTTGGCAAAGGAAAAAGATTGATAAATTTTTTCAAAGATGAATTGAAAATTAAGATTAGTAAAAAGGTAGAAAGCTTTCTCAACGATGAGCAAAATCCTTTTTATGAGTATGACTTGTTAGGTCTTCTCAAGAGCGATTTTACTCCAAAGTTCTATATAAATGCCACAGAAGAGTGCCCTGACATAAAAGAGGTTGTAGAGTTTTCACATAAGATAGGTGCAATAATTGCATATGCCTACCTTGGTGATGTTGTTGAATCTGTCACAGGCGATAAAAGAAGAGAAAAATTTGAAGATGATTATCTTGAACTTCTGTTTGAGGTTTTAAATGAGCTTGGCATAAAAGCAGTAACATACATGCCCTCAAGAAATACTCTTTCTCAGCTCAAAAGAGTCAAAAACTTATGTGAAAAATATAATTTTCTTCAGATAAGCGGAGAAGACATAAATTCCCCTCGCCAAAGTTTTATATGTGAAGCATTAAATCAGGATGAGTTTAAACATTTGATAGATACTACATGGGCTTTGATTGGACATGAAATGATGGCAACAGAGGACAAAGAGTTAGGATTTTTCTCAGAAAAAATGCAAGAAAAGTTTCCAAATTTAAGGGAGAGAATAGAATATTTTAAAAACATCGGCATTAAAATGTGGGCAAAACCAGATTGA
- the lipB gene encoding lipoyl(octanoyl) transferase LipB, whose protein sequence is MCINVCYLGEVEYQEALFIQERIWALRVEKKIGDTLLLLEHPPVITIGRRGSKKNILVSDEFLKKMDVKVFEVSRGGDVTYHGPGQLVGYPIFDLALTDRDIKKFVYLLEEVFIRLLKDQFGKEAHRDENKYTGVWVGNDKIVAIGIAVKKWVTMHGFAFNVNTNLEHFSWIVPCGLKDRGVTSLERLIGSTIRFEDVVDKVQTYFGKVFGKSLNILGKEKLFDLLKI, encoded by the coding sequence GTGTGTATAAATGTCTGTTATTTGGGAGAGGTAGAGTATCAAGAGGCTCTTTTTATTCAAGAGAGGATTTGGGCGTTGAGGGTTGAAAAAAAGATTGGTGACACACTGCTGCTGCTTGAACATCCTCCTGTTATCACAATAGGAAGACGTGGCAGCAAGAAAAACATACTTGTGTCAGATGAATTTTTAAAGAAAATGGATGTCAAGGTGTTTGAGGTAAGCCGTGGCGGGGATGTGACATATCACGGTCCTGGTCAGCTTGTAGGATACCCAATTTTTGATTTGGCTTTGACAGATAGAGACATAAAAAAGTTTGTGTATCTTTTAGAAGAAGTTTTTATAAGGCTTTTAAAAGACCAGTTTGGAAAAGAAGCGCACAGGGATGAAAACAAATACACCGGTGTTTGGGTTGGCAATGACAAGATAGTTGCTATAGGTATAGCAGTTAAAAAGTGGGTGACCATGCACGGGTTTGCTTTCAATGTAAATACAAATCTTGAACACTTTTCGTGGATTGTCCCGTGCGGACTGAAAGATAGAGGTGTTACATCCTTAGAAAGACTGATTGGAAGCACAATTCGGTTTGAAGATGTGGTGGATAAGGTTCAGACTTATTTTGGAAAGGTTTTCGGCAAGAGTTTGAATATATTGGGCAAAGAAAAACTTTTCGATTTGCTAAAAATTTAA
- a CDS encoding class II aldolase/adducin family protein has product MKFELLHPADQIVMIMERIYGYGMTTTSGGNISIKDDNGDIWITPSGIDKGSLKSSDIVQVKENGEIIGKHKPSVELPFHEMIYRARPDIKAIIHAHPPAIMAFSLARKIPNTKLIPNVHLICGEVELVEYALPGSTELGQKIAETFKKGVSTAVLSNHGIVVGAENLFKAFMAFETLDFCAQLEIRARLIGESRQLRPKDIEISKAKQDIQMDEFIPKTYSSFERLSRKKMCELIHRAYDQRLFTSTQGTFSQRLSDNSFIITPYMVDRKYIQPEDIVRIENGYKEAGKKPSRSVLLHKFIYEKHPDVNAIIIAHPPNIMAFAVTDNDFDSKTIPETYISLRNVKKIPFGSSFMQPKMTADVFSKETPAVIVENDCVIVVGKDLLDAFDKLEVLEFTAKAIIDAKRLGDVVLISQEEIEEIERAFKL; this is encoded by the coding sequence ATGAAATTTGAACTACTACATCCAGCCGACCAGATAGTAATGATAATGGAAAGGATATATGGTTATGGTATGACAACAACATCTGGTGGCAATATATCAATTAAAGATGACAATGGCGATATCTGGATTACACCCTCTGGCATAGACAAAGGAAGTTTAAAAAGTAGCGATATTGTTCAGGTAAAAGAAAATGGAGAGATTATTGGCAAACACAAACCTTCTGTTGAACTTCCATTTCACGAGATGATATACCGAGCACGGCCTGATATAAAAGCAATAATTCATGCGCACCCACCAGCGATTATGGCATTTTCACTTGCACGCAAAATTCCAAATACCAAGCTTATTCCAAATGTCCATCTAATATGTGGCGAGGTTGAGCTTGTTGAGTATGCTTTGCCTGGAAGTACTGAGCTTGGTCAGAAAATAGCTGAGACTTTCAAAAAAGGGGTATCAACAGCTGTTTTATCAAACCACGGGATTGTTGTAGGTGCCGAAAACCTTTTCAAGGCTTTTATGGCGTTTGAAACGCTTGATTTTTGTGCTCAGCTTGAGATAAGGGCAAGGCTTATTGGTGAATCAAGACAACTCAGACCAAAAGATATTGAGATTTCAAAAGCAAAACAGGATATTCAAATGGATGAATTCATTCCAAAAACATATTCGAGTTTCGAAAGGCTATCAAGGAAAAAGATGTGTGAGCTTATCCACAGGGCATATGACCAGAGACTTTTTACAAGCACGCAAGGAACATTTTCACAAAGGCTCAGTGACAATTCTTTTATAATAACTCCTTACATGGTTGATAGGAAGTATATTCAGCCAGAGGATATTGTGAGAATAGAAAATGGGTACAAGGAGGCTGGGAAAAAGCCAAGCAGGTCAGTTCTGTTGCATAAGTTTATTTATGAAAAGCATCCAGATGTCAATGCAATCATAATTGCTCATCCGCCCAACATTATGGCTTTTGCAGTGACAGATAATGATTTTGATTCTAAAACAATACCCGAAACTTATATTTCTCTCAGAAACGTAAAAAAAATTCCGTTTGGTTCATCGTTTATGCAGCCAAAAATGACTGCAGATGTGTTTTCTAAGGAGACTCCAGCTGTGATTGTTGAGAATGATTGTGTAATTGTTGTTGGTAAAGACCTTTTAGATGCATTTGACAAGCTTGAGGTACTGGAGTTCACCGCAAAGGCCATCATAGATGCAAAGAGGTTGGGTGATGTTGTGCTAATAAGCCAAGAAGAGATTGAAGAGATAGAAAGAGCATTTAAACTGTGA
- a CDS encoding SPFH domain-containing protein produces the protein MSAIGWVILVIGLFLIFFFSSIKVVRTKYCYVVERIGQFHRVLEPGVHLIIPFIDNVRAKVNMQERILDVPPQDVITKDNVRIKIDSVVFFEVFDAKMCTYNIQNYQAAIMYSVLTNLRDVVGNMTLDEIFSSREVINSRLTSVLDQITDNYGVKVKRVEIKDIIPPAEITQAMEKQMKAERDKRAMILEAEGVRESEIAKAEGYKQALIKRAEGEKQQKILQAEGQAQAIEMVAKAQANAIAYVNRAIKESGTDAVVLAMRQIEAAIEIAKNPANKVYIPTDAFKNLGTLIGASELIRTNDSTNSQSSSQ, from the coding sequence GTTATTGGATTATTTTTAATATTTTTCTTCTCAAGCATCAAGGTGGTCAGGACAAAATACTGCTATGTTGTTGAAAGAATCGGTCAGTTTCACAGGGTTTTGGAACCTGGTGTTCATCTCATCATTCCGTTTATTGATAACGTTAGAGCAAAGGTAAATATGCAGGAACGAATTCTTGATGTTCCGCCACAGGATGTGATTACAAAGGATAATGTCAGAATAAAGATTGACTCTGTTGTGTTTTTTGAAGTATTTGACGCTAAAATGTGTACTTACAACATTCAAAACTATCAGGCAGCGATTATGTATTCAGTGCTCACTAATTTGAGAGATGTTGTTGGTAACATGACACTTGACGAGATATTTTCATCAAGGGAAGTAATTAACTCAAGGCTCACATCTGTTTTGGACCAGATAACAGATAATTATGGTGTTAAGGTTAAAAGGGTTGAGATTAAAGATATTATTCCGCCAGCAGAAATTACCCAGGCAATGGAAAAGCAAATGAAAGCAGAACGAGACAAAAGAGCAATGATTTTAGAGGCAGAAGGTGTAAGAGAAAGTGAAATTGCAAAGGCAGAAGGGTATAAGCAGGCGCTTATAAAGAGAGCTGAGGGTGAAAAGCAGCAGAAGATTTTGCAGGCAGAAGGTCAGGCTCAGGCAATAGAGATGGTAGCTAAGGCTCAGGCAAATGCTATTGCATATGTCAACAGGGCAATAAAAGAAAGTGGAACAGATGCGGTTGTGCTTGCGATGAGACAGATTGAGGCTGCAATTGAGATTGCTAAAAATCCGGCAAATAAAGTATATATCCCAACAGATGCGTTCAAAAATCTTGGAACTCTCATTGGCGCTTCTGAGCTAATAAGAACAAATGATAGTACAAACTCTCAATCATCATCACAATAA
- a CDS encoding YlbF family regulator — protein MRNVYDIAYELATALKESNEFKRFKAAKEKIEKDEKLKQMISDFKKKQFELEQKRLKGEEVTSSDVYSLQQLYQIISLNPDIEEYLSAEMMLAKIIADISKIIADSIEFKDELWGFADK, from the coding sequence ATGAGGAATGTGTATGACATTGCATATGAACTTGCCACTGCTTTGAAGGAGTCAAACGAATTTAAAAGGTTTAAAGCTGCAAAAGAAAAGATTGAAAAGGATGAAAAGCTAAAACAGATGATTTCTGATTTTAAAAAGAAACAGTTCGAACTTGAACAAAAGCGCCTCAAAGGAGAGGAAGTTACAAGCTCTGACGTGTACTCCTTGCAGCAGCTTTATCAAATAATCTCATTGAATCCTGATATAGAAGAGTACCTTTCTGCTGAGATGATGCTGGCAAAGATAATTGCTGACATTTCAAAAATCATTGCCGACAGTATTGAGTTTAAAGATGAGCTATGGGGATTTGCAGATAAATAA
- a CDS encoding UPF0182 family membrane protein produces the protein MADRIIYDYKREKTKRILKRAGFGLALLILAAIVFSIAFDLFLELIQIREIGKNFVSVFWKNFYVKLSVQIISFVILFFVFFINNAIVKKNIERIVGKIGFLKKNIPNIILSIFLALVTSKYLENNLYIKFLTLTHSKPFNIKDPIFKKDIGYYVFERPFFLTVVNFLFFLMIFVCIYTVVLYLLLYTASFVSRTSSWNILSDKKVRAHIFFNLILILVVKMFTLKYEMEGLLYSFFGEVVGVGYTDYYIRMNYFKLSYIFLAAVIVLSIYFFAKGKYTNIGKVMLSYVGWAVLGTIISAGFQYFVVSPNEQVYERPFLEKNIKFTRLAYNLENIEEKYFPVDTSNNITAKDLQQNKATVENIRITDFPTTLDIQNQIQRFKQYYIFNDADIAKYTINGRIKSVFISAREINYEGIPTKTYINQKFQYTHGYGVVMSLMTEVTPEGQPKFIIKDIPIKSLDGAPKVTQPRIYYGEKTDPYVIVNTKIDEIDYPEGDSNKLYRYTGQGGIKLTPLNRLIFSYVYKDFRLLVSSAINSNSKILINRNIVQRAKKVAPFLEFDPDPYILIDGKGRLVWVLDAYTKTSYFPYSEPTEEGFNYIRNSVKVLIDAYNGTLKFYIVDKSDPIVNVYKSIYPQLFEKGDIPKDIAEHIRFPEYIFKVQASVLKRYHMTNPNVFYNKEDLWDFGKHKTPDGSIDYIPPYYSVMKLPDSQKEEMILMVPFTPLKYNTMIAWLAAKSSKENYGKLVLYKFPKGSTVYGPLQVENMIDQDPQISKDLSLWNQGGSKVIRGNLLALPINQKILYIEPIYIASDNASALPEVKRVIAACNGKVVMGSSLNDALTQLIGQQLAQTTQELQTPQQQGAQEIQSFSEQLSKLKGIFEDAKKALKEGNWEEFGRKFKELDEMMKNIK, from the coding sequence ATGGCAGATAGAATAATTTATGATTACAAAAGGGAAAAGACGAAAAGGATTTTAAAAAGAGCAGGGTTTGGTTTGGCGCTGCTGATTTTGGCTGCAATTGTGTTTTCAATTGCATTTGATTTGTTTTTGGAACTAATCCAGATAAGAGAGATTGGTAAGAATTTTGTCAGTGTGTTCTGGAAAAATTTCTATGTAAAACTTTCTGTGCAGATAATTTCTTTTGTTATATTGTTCTTTGTGTTTTTTATAAACAATGCAATTGTGAAAAAAAATATCGAAAGAATTGTAGGGAAAATTGGTTTTTTGAAGAAGAACATTCCCAACATTATTCTTTCTATTTTCTTGGCACTTGTGACAAGTAAATATTTGGAAAACAATCTCTATATAAAGTTTTTGACATTGACACATTCAAAACCTTTTAATATCAAAGATCCAATCTTTAAGAAAGACATAGGCTACTATGTATTTGAAAGACCTTTTTTTCTGACTGTGGTAAATTTCCTCTTTTTCTTGATGATATTTGTATGTATATACACAGTGGTGCTATATTTGCTTCTTTACACAGCTTCATTTGTTAGCAGAACAAGTTCGTGGAATATTCTATCTGACAAAAAGGTCAGGGCTCATATATTTTTCAATCTTATACTCATATTAGTTGTTAAAATGTTCACATTGAAGTATGAAATGGAAGGGCTTTTATACTCTTTCTTTGGAGAGGTTGTTGGTGTTGGGTATACAGACTATTATATTAGAATGAACTATTTTAAGCTTTCTTATATATTTTTGGCTGCAGTCATTGTGCTTAGTATTTACTTTTTTGCAAAAGGAAAGTACACAAACATCGGAAAAGTTATGCTTTCTTATGTTGGATGGGCAGTTTTAGGGACCATAATTTCAGCAGGTTTTCAGTACTTTGTGGTATCACCAAACGAACAGGTATATGAAAGGCCATTTTTAGAGAAGAATATAAAGTTTACACGTCTTGCTTACAATTTAGAAAACATCGAAGAGAAATATTTTCCTGTAGACACATCAAATAATATAACAGCAAAAGATTTGCAGCAAAATAAAGCAACAGTTGAAAATATAAGGATAACAGATTTTCCAACTACCTTAGATATACAAAACCAGATTCAGCGGTTTAAACAATATTATATCTTTAATGACGCAGACATTGCAAAATACACCATAAACGGCAGGATAAAATCGGTGTTTATCTCTGCAAGGGAGATAAACTATGAGGGCATTCCTACAAAGACATATATAAACCAGAAATTCCAGTATACCCATGGTTACGGCGTTGTTATGAGTCTTATGACAGAGGTCACCCCAGAGGGTCAACCAAAGTTCATAATAAAGGATATTCCAATAAAAAGCTTGGATGGTGCCCCAAAAGTCACACAGCCGCGCATCTACTATGGAGAAAAGACAGACCCGTATGTAATAGTCAACACAAAAATTGATGAGATAGATTATCCAGAAGGAGATTCAAACAAGCTCTACAGGTACACAGGTCAGGGGGGAATAAAACTTACACCGCTAAACAGACTGATATTTTCATATGTATACAAAGATTTTAGGCTTCTTGTTTCCTCTGCGATAAATTCAAACAGCAAAATTCTTATAAACAGAAACATTGTTCAAAGAGCCAAAAAGGTTGCACCGTTTTTGGAGTTTGACCCTGACCCATATATCCTGATTGATGGGAAGGGCCGTTTAGTGTGGGTTTTGGATGCGTACACAAAGACAAGTTATTTCCCATATTCAGAGCCTACCGAGGAGGGTTTTAATTATATCCGAAACTCTGTAAAGGTTTTGATTGATGCGTACAATGGCACCTTGAAGTTCTACATTGTTGACAAGAGCGACCCGATTGTGAATGTATACAAGAGCATATATCCTCAGCTTTTTGAAAAAGGAGACATTCCCAAGGATATCGCTGAGCACATAAGATTTCCAGAGTATATCTTCAAGGTTCAGGCAAGTGTGCTGAAAAGATATCACATGACAAACCCTAATGTGTTCTACAACAAAGAAGATTTGTGGGATTTCGGGAAGCACAAAACCCCTGATGGCTCAATTGACTATATTCCCCCATATTATAGCGTAATGAAACTTCCAGATTCGCAAAAAGAAGAGATGATTTTGATGGTACCATTTACACCGCTAAAATACAATACAATGATTGCATGGCTTGCAGCAAAAAGTAGCAAAGAAAATTATGGAAAGCTTGTGCTTTACAAGTTTCCGAAAGGCTCAACTGTATATGGTCCGCTGCAGGTGGAAAATATGATTGACCAGGACCCACAAATCTCAAAAGATTTGTCTCTTTGGAATCAGGGAGGTTCTAAGGTAATAAGAGGTAATTTGTTGGCACTGCCTATAAACCAGAAGATTTTATATATCGAACCCATATATATTGCATCTGACAACGCATCAGCTTTGCCAGAGGTAAAAAGAGTGATTGCTGCCTGCAACGGCAAAGTAGTAATGGGAAGCAGCCTAAATGATGCTCTCACGCAGCTGATTGGGCAGCAGCTTGCACAAACTACTCAAGAGCTACAAACGCCGCAGCAGCAAGGTGCTCAGGAAATTCAAAGCTTTTCTGAGCAGCTTTCAAAGTTAAAAGGTATATTTGAGGATGCTAAGAAAGCTTTGAAAGAAGGTAACTGGGAAGAATTTGGGAGGAAGTTCAAAGAACTTGATGAGATGATGAAAAATATAAAGTAA
- a CDS encoding zinc-binding dehydrogenase, whose translation MKTKAVRLYGKNDLRLEEFELPPIREDEILAKVISDSLCMSSYKAAIQGSDHKRVPKDIDKNPVIIGHEFCGQIVEVGKKWQDKFKPGDKFTVQPALNLKDNPYAAPGYSFQYIGGDATYIIIPNEVMEQNCLLKYKGDAFFYGSLAEPMSCIIGAFHASYHTQPGKYIHRMGTLENGFMAILAGAGPMGLGAIDYAVHGPKPPKLLVVTDINQERLDRAASIYTQEDAKKYGVDLYYVNTANIDDVENYLLSFTDGRGFDDVFVFAPVRELVELADKILARDGCLNFFAGPSDPNFSALLNFYNVHYNSTHVVGTSGGNTDDMIEALDLMAKGIVNPAAMITHIGGLNCVAQTTLNLPKIPGGKKLIYTNIELDLVAIEDFKEKGKEEPLFAELAKIVERNNGLWCKEAEDFLLENAKKI comes from the coding sequence ATGAAGACAAAAGCTGTGAGATTATATGGCAAAAACGATTTGAGACTTGAAGAATTTGAACTTCCACCAATAAGAGAAGACGAAATTCTGGCAAAAGTAATTTCTGATAGTCTTTGCATGTCTTCTTACAAGGCAGCAATTCAAGGAAGTGACCATAAAAGAGTACCAAAAGACATAGATAAAAACCCTGTTATAATAGGCCATGAATTTTGCGGGCAGATAGTAGAGGTAGGTAAAAAGTGGCAGGATAAGTTCAAACCAGGTGACAAATTCACGGTTCAGCCTGCGCTGAACCTCAAAGACAATCCGTATGCAGCACCGGGATATTCGTTCCAGTACATTGGTGGTGATGCAACATACATCATTATTCCAAATGAAGTAATGGAACAAAACTGTCTTTTAAAGTATAAAGGTGATGCTTTCTTTTACGGCTCACTGGCTGAGCCAATGTCGTGCATTATTGGTGCATTTCATGCAAGCTATCACACACAGCCAGGCAAGTATATACACAGAATGGGAACGTTAGAAAACGGTTTTATGGCAATCTTAGCAGGTGCTGGACCAATGGGGCTTGGAGCAATTGACTATGCTGTGCACGGCCCTAAACCACCAAAACTGCTTGTTGTGACAGATATAAACCAGGAAAGGTTAGATAGAGCAGCCTCAATATATACTCAAGAGGATGCTAAAAAGTATGGTGTTGACCTTTATTATGTCAATACTGCCAATATAGATGATGTTGAGAATTATCTTCTTTCATTTACTGATGGCAGAGGCTTTGACGATGTGTTTGTCTTTGCACCAGTCAGAGAACTTGTTGAACTTGCAGATAAAATTCTTGCAAGAGATGGGTGCCTAAACTTTTTTGCAGGACCGAGCGACCCCAATTTTTCAGCACTTTTGAACTTTTACAATGTCCATTACAACTCAACGCACGTTGTTGGAACAAGTGGTGGAAATACCGATGACATGATTGAAGCGCTTGATTTGATGGCAAAAGGTATCGTCAACCCCGCTGCAATGATTACTCATATTGGAGGGCTCAATTGTGTAGCGCAAACAACTCTAAATCTTCCCAAAATCCCTGGCGGAAAAAAGCTTATATACACAAACATAGAGCTTGACCTTGTAGCAATAGAAGATTTCAAGGAAAAGGGAAAAGAAGAGCCTCTTTTTGCAGAGCTTGCAAAGATTGTTGAAAGAAATAATGGCCTTTGGTGCAAAGAGGCAGAAGATTTTCTTTTAGAAAATGCTAAGAAGATTTGA
- a CDS encoding amino acid permease — protein sequence MLLFFFAWLLGGVMSLCGALVAAEFSARYPHTGGLYVYLEKIYGNKISFLFGWMNTLIYTPAILSALSVLFADQVSSMLNANQMMHDILALSILTAIVIINFSNPTDSIFSILVTILGLPVYVIFVKKKN from the coding sequence TTGCTTTTATTTTTTTTTGCATGGCTTTTAGGCGGAGTTATGTCACTGTGCGGTGCCCTTGTTGCTGCTGAGTTTTCAGCAAGATATCCTCACACAGGCGGGCTTTATGTCTATCTTGAAAAAATTTATGGCAATAAAATTTCTTTTTTGTTTGGTTGGATGAATACTCTAATTTATACACCCGCCATACTTTCTGCATTATCAGTTTTGTTTGCAGACCAAGTATCAAGTATGTTAAATGCAAATCAGATGATGCATGATATTTTAGCTTTGAGTATCTTGACAGCAATAGTTATAATCAATTTTTCAAACCCTACAGATTCAATCTTTTCCATCTTAGTTACTATTCTTGGTTTACCTGTGTATGTAATCTTTGTTAAAAAGAAAAACTAA
- a CDS encoding class II aldolase/adducin family protein: protein MEKSKSLHELVWLCQKIGRKIDYVQGGGGNISVKLDSQYMAIKASGFRLDQVTEEDGYVIVEYQKIKSFYENVNLSQVKDYEKESSEVVQKSVLSFPGRVLRPSVEVGFHSILDRYVIHSHSVYANILACSHEGRQLCYQIFKNENFNFIWISYINPGFSLTIEIANQLRSLPAEDKRPKVIFMENHGLIVSSDNMQETYEVHERVNLLIKRWFKIRGRYPSCVLKQIGDNRYQSRTRFVLDFIKSEMFEVELFEKYPLYPDQLVYINSSLYAENPKIEIDLPRGRVIYNAAYSEALATEETLLAYLYVIAKINKFGLTIKTMSEDEMEYIKNWESEKYRKELLKKMAK from the coding sequence ATGGAAAAAAGTAAAAGTTTGCACGAGCTTGTATGGCTATGCCAGAAGATTGGCAGAAAAATTGACTATGTTCAGGGTGGCGGGGGAAACATTTCTGTAAAGCTTGACTCACAGTATATGGCGATAAAAGCTTCTGGTTTTAGGCTTGACCAGGTGACAGAAGAAGACGGGTATGTAATTGTAGAATATCAAAAAATAAAAAGCTTTTATGAGAATGTTAATCTTTCACAGGTTAAGGACTATGAAAAAGAAAGTTCAGAAGTTGTTCAAAAGAGCGTCTTAAGTTTTCCCGGTAGGGTTTTAAGACCATCGGTGGAGGTAGGGTTTCACTCAATCCTTGACAGGTACGTCATCCACTCTCATTCTGTATATGCTAATATCTTGGCTTGTTCACATGAAGGCAGGCAGCTTTGCTACCAAATTTTTAAAAATGAAAATTTTAACTTTATCTGGATATCTTATATCAATCCTGGTTTTTCGTTGACCATTGAAATTGCAAACCAGCTTAGAAGCCTGCCAGCTGAAGATAAAAGGCCGAAGGTAATCTTCATGGAAAATCATGGACTTATTGTGTCTTCAGATAATATGCAAGAAACATATGAGGTACATGAGAGGGTTAACCTTTTGATAAAAAGGTGGTTCAAAATAAGAGGACGATATCCGTCTTGTGTGCTAAAACAAATTGGTGATAACAGATATCAGAGCAGAACAAGGTTTGTTTTGGATTTTATAAAATCAGAAATGTTTGAAGTTGAACTATTTGAGAAGTATCCTCTTTATCCTGACCAGCTTGTTTATATAAACTCAAGTCTGTATGCAGAAAATCCAAAGATAGAAATAGATTTGCCAAGAGGCAGAGTTATATACAATGCAGCCTATTCAGAGGCGCTTGCAACTGAAGAGACTTTGCTTGCTTATCTTTATGTGATAGCCAAAATCAACAAGTTTGGTCTTACTATAAAAACTATGTCAGAGGATGAAATGGAGTATATCAAAAACTGGGAGAGCGAAAAATATAGAAAAGAGCTACTAAAGAAAATGGCAAAATAA
- the srlD gene encoding sorbitol-6-phosphate dehydrogenase, with product MICKRLEGQVAIVTGAAQGLGEALARRLDKEGCKVVVADINFEGAQKVASELSEAIAVKCDVTNEEDVETMVDKTIETFGQLDLMVANAGILIAKPITEFSLAEWKKVIDVNLIGYFLCARAAARVMIPRRKGNIIQINSKSGKKGSYKNSAYSASKFGGIGLTQSLALELAEYGIRVNAICPGNLLDSPLWVNSLYEQYSKNQGLTPEQIREKYLSQVPLRRACTYDDVANVLVFLASDEASYMTGQAINVTGGQEMR from the coding sequence ATGATCTGCAAACGATTAGAGGGACAGGTTGCGATTGTTACAGGGGCTGCCCAGGGGCTTGGCGAAGCTTTAGCAAGAAGACTTGACAAAGAAGGATGCAAGGTTGTTGTTGCAGATATAAACTTCGAAGGTGCTCAAAAAGTTGCAAGTGAGCTATCTGAAGCTATTGCTGTAAAGTGTGACGTTACAAACGAAGAAGATGTCGAAACAATGGTCGACAAGACAATTGAAACTTTTGGCCAGCTTGATTTGATGGTTGCAAATGCCGGAATACTGATTGCAAAGCCTATTACAGAATTTTCACTTGCTGAGTGGAAAAAGGTAATCGATGTAAACCTCATTGGATATTTCTTGTGTGCAAGAGCCGCAGCAAGAGTGATGATTCCACGCCGAAAAGGAAATATAATCCAGATAAATAGTAAGTCTGGAAAGAAAGGATCATACAAAAACTCCGCATACTCTGCATCAAAGTTTGGTGGCATTGGTCTTACCCAGAGCTTGGCACTTGAGCTTGCAGAGTACGGGATTAGAGTAAATGCTATATGCCCGGGAAATTTGCTTGACTCACCTTTGTGGGTAAACAGCCTTTATGAGCAGTACTCCAAAAATCAAGGACTTACACCAGAACAGATAAGAGAAAAATATTTGAGCCAAGTACCACTCAGGCGTGCATGCACATATGACGATGTTGCAAATGTTCTCGTATTTTTAGCATCTGATGAGGCAAGCTATATGACAGGGCAAGCTATAAATGTAACAGGTGGTCAGGAAATGAGATAA